The Mycolicibacterium mageritense genome contains a region encoding:
- a CDS encoding ArsR/SmtB family transcription factor, protein MKTISSLADEQHDDAHQHASAPAPELPPREILDTAGELLRALAAPLRIAIVLQLQQSGRCVHELVDALGVPQPLVSQHLRILKQAGVVSSERAGREVLYQLVDHHLVHIVVDAVAHASEDRR, encoded by the coding sequence ATGAAAACGATTTCCAGTTTAGCCGACGAGCAGCACGACGACGCACACCAGCACGCGAGCGCTCCGGCTCCGGAACTGCCGCCGCGCGAGATTCTGGACACCGCCGGCGAACTGCTGCGCGCGCTGGCAGCGCCCCTGCGGATCGCGATCGTGCTGCAACTCCAACAGTCCGGTCGATGCGTGCACGAGCTCGTCGACGCGCTCGGCGTGCCCCAGCCGCTGGTCAGCCAGCACCTGCGCATTCTCAAGCAGGCCGGCGTGGTGTCCAGTGAACGGGCCGGACGCGAGGTGCTCTACCAACTCGTCGACCACCACCTGGTCCACATCGTCGTCGACGCCGTCGCCCATGCCAGCGAGGACAGGCGGTGA
- a CDS encoding Fur family transcriptional regulator yields the protein MTGAVRSTRQRAAIADLLGEIEEFRSAQELHDELRRRGQGIGLTTVYRTLQAMANSGVVDTLRTDTGESVYRRCSEHHHHHLVCRSCGSTVEVDGGAAEVWADQVAAEHGFSDVSHTIEIFGVCGECEGSAG from the coding sequence GTGACGGGCGCGGTCCGGTCCACCCGCCAGCGCGCGGCCATCGCCGACCTGCTGGGCGAGATCGAAGAGTTCCGCTCCGCGCAGGAACTGCACGACGAGCTGCGCCGCCGAGGCCAGGGCATCGGCCTGACCACGGTGTACCGCACCCTGCAGGCCATGGCGAACTCTGGCGTGGTGGACACGCTGCGGACCGACACCGGCGAATCGGTGTACCGACGCTGCTCCGAGCACCATCACCACCATCTGGTGTGCCGGTCCTGCGGCTCGACCGTCGAGGTGGACGGGGGTGCTGCGGAGGTGTGGGCCGATCAGGTCGCGGCCGAGCACGGCTTCTCTGACGTCAGCCACACCATCGAGATCTTCGGGGTGTGCGGCGAATGCGAGGGGTCAGCCGGCTAG
- a CDS encoding hemolysin family protein yields the protein MTGLAPLIGAIVLVAFGGLFAAIDAALSTVSIARIDEMVRDERPGAARLARVVAERPRYINLVVLLRITCEVSATVLLVAYLDGRLGVSWGLVTAAVIMVVTSFVAIGVGPRTVGRQNAYTIALFSALPLQAISVLLTPISRLLVLIGNALTPGRGFRNGPFASEIELREVVDLAQQRGVVADEERRMIQSVFELGDTPAREVMVPRTEMVWIESDKTAGQATSLAVRSGHSRIPVVGENVDDIVGVVYLKDLVQQTYYSVNGGRDTTVAQVMRPAVFVPDSKPLDELLNEMQRDRNHMALLVDEYGAIAGLVTIEDVLEEIVGEIVDEYDAGEVVPVQDLGERRFRVSARLPIEDLGELYGLELDEDLDVDTVGGLVAHELGRVPLPGAQVTWDGLQLRAEGGPDHRGRVRIGTVLVSPTEPEKQETPDSDD from the coding sequence GTGACCGGACTCGCTCCGCTCATCGGCGCGATCGTGCTGGTCGCATTCGGTGGGTTGTTCGCGGCCATCGATGCCGCACTGTCGACGGTCTCGATCGCGCGCATCGACGAGATGGTCCGCGACGAACGTCCCGGTGCCGCTCGGCTGGCGCGGGTCGTCGCGGAGCGGCCCCGCTACATCAACCTGGTCGTGCTCCTGCGTATCACGTGCGAGGTGAGCGCGACCGTGTTGTTGGTGGCCTACCTCGATGGACGGCTCGGGGTCAGCTGGGGACTGGTGACCGCCGCGGTGATCATGGTGGTGACCAGTTTCGTGGCCATCGGGGTCGGCCCGCGGACCGTCGGCAGGCAGAACGCCTACACCATCGCGTTGTTCTCTGCGCTTCCGCTACAGGCGATTTCGGTGCTGCTCACCCCGATCAGCCGGCTGCTGGTGTTGATCGGTAACGCACTCACCCCCGGCCGCGGATTCCGCAACGGCCCGTTCGCTTCTGAGATCGAGCTGCGTGAGGTCGTCGACCTGGCGCAGCAGCGCGGCGTCGTCGCCGACGAGGAACGCCGCATGATCCAGTCGGTGTTCGAACTCGGCGACACCCCGGCTCGCGAGGTCATGGTGCCCCGCACCGAGATGGTCTGGATCGAAAGCGACAAGACCGCGGGCCAGGCCACGTCGTTGGCGGTCCGCAGCGGGCATTCACGCATACCGGTGGTCGGGGAGAACGTCGACGACATCGTGGGTGTCGTCTATCTCAAAGATCTTGTGCAGCAGACGTACTACTCGGTGAACGGCGGCCGCGACACCACGGTTGCGCAGGTGATGCGACCGGCGGTGTTCGTACCCGACTCCAAACCGCTCGACGAGCTGCTCAACGAGATGCAACGAGACCGCAACCACATGGCCCTGCTGGTCGACGAATACGGGGCCATCGCCGGTCTGGTGACCATCGAGGACGTGCTCGAGGAGATCGTCGGCGAGATCGTCGACGAATACGACGCCGGCGAGGTGGTCCCCGTGCAGGATCTGGGCGAGCGGCGGTTTCGCGTGTCGGCGCGACTTCCGATCGAAGATCTCGGCGAGCTGTACGGCCTGGAACTCGACGAGGATCTCGACGTCGACACCGTCGGTGGGTTGGTGGCTCATGAACTCGGCCGCGTACCGCTGCCGGGCGCCCAGGTGACGTGGGACGGGCTGCAGTTGCGCGCCGAGGGTGGCCCCGACCACCGTGGCAGGGTGCGCATCGGCACGGTGCTCGTCAGCCCGACCGAACCCGAGAAACAGGAGACCCCAGATAGTGACGACTGA
- a CDS encoding amidase, translated as MGKSTAFHSAFPTFPTLTNQLYQLASGTVTSEELVRRSLDAIAASQSTLNAFRVVLTEQALADAVRADRARAAGKQLPLLGIPIAVKDDVDVAGVPTRFGTDAGVPPATADAEVVRRLRAAGAIIVGKTNTCELGQWPFTGGPQFGHTRNPWSRKHSPGGSSGGSAAAVAAGLVAATIGSDGAGSVRIPAAWTHLVGIKPQRGRISTWPLPEAFNGITVNGVLARTVMDAALVLDAASGNVEGDLHKPPPIQAAECVGRAPGALRVAMSTKFPFTGFRVKLHPEIKTALQTVATQLGELGHTVVAKDPNYSLRMSWNFLSRSTAGLLDWAERLGEPGYDGHVGVDYDERTVTNMRIGRLLSENVLRKARVQEAEIQRRIGWIFNLVDVIIAPTTAQPPPLTHEFDRRGWYATERSAIRYCPVTWPWNLLGWPSISVPAGFTSDGLPIGVQLMGPANSEPLLISLAAELEAVTGWAAHQPEAWWGTGHAALPLELTNGECTDDVARAAAAVNTRQGT; from the coding sequence ATGGGCAAATCTACGGCGTTCCACTCGGCATTTCCCACTTTCCCCACCCTGACCAATCAGCTGTACCAACTTGCCAGTGGCACCGTCACCTCCGAGGAACTGGTTCGCCGGTCCTTGGACGCCATCGCCGCCAGCCAGTCGACCCTCAACGCGTTTCGCGTGGTGCTCACCGAGCAGGCGCTGGCCGACGCCGTCCGGGCCGACCGGGCCCGGGCCGCCGGCAAGCAACTTCCCCTGCTGGGGATCCCCATCGCCGTCAAGGACGACGTCGACGTCGCGGGCGTGCCCACCCGATTCGGGACCGACGCCGGCGTTCCGCCTGCCACCGCCGATGCCGAAGTGGTGCGCCGACTGCGCGCAGCGGGCGCGATCATCGTCGGCAAGACCAATACGTGCGAGCTCGGGCAGTGGCCGTTCACCGGCGGGCCGCAGTTCGGTCACACCCGCAATCCGTGGTCACGCAAGCACAGCCCCGGCGGCTCTTCGGGCGGCAGCGCGGCCGCTGTCGCCGCGGGCCTGGTGGCCGCGACCATCGGTTCCGACGGCGCGGGCAGCGTCCGGATCCCGGCAGCATGGACCCACCTGGTCGGCATCAAACCGCAGCGCGGCCGCATCTCGACCTGGCCGCTGCCGGAGGCGTTCAACGGGATCACGGTCAACGGCGTCCTGGCCCGGACCGTCATGGATGCGGCCCTGGTGCTCGACGCGGCCTCCGGCAACGTCGAAGGAGACCTCCACAAACCGCCGCCGATCCAAGCTGCCGAGTGCGTCGGGCGGGCACCCGGCGCCCTGCGCGTGGCCATGTCGACGAAGTTTCCGTTCACGGGCTTCCGGGTGAAACTGCATCCGGAGATCAAGACCGCCCTACAGACCGTTGCCACGCAGCTCGGCGAGCTCGGCCACACCGTGGTGGCCAAGGATCCCAATTACAGCCTGCGGATGTCGTGGAACTTCTTGTCGCGGTCCACCGCGGGCCTTTTGGACTGGGCGGAGCGGCTGGGCGAGCCCGGCTATGACGGACATGTCGGTGTCGACTACGACGAACGCACCGTGACCAACATGCGCATCGGCCGGTTGCTGTCCGAGAACGTGCTGCGCAAAGCCCGCGTCCAGGAAGCCGAAATCCAGCGGCGGATCGGATGGATCTTCAACCTCGTCGACGTGATCATCGCGCCGACCACAGCCCAACCGCCCCCGCTCACACACGAATTCGACCGTCGCGGTTGGTACGCCACCGAGCGCAGCGCGATTCGGTACTGCCCCGTCACGTGGCCGTGGAATCTGCTGGGCTGGCCGTCGATCAGCGTGCCCGCGGGGTTCACGTCCGACGGCCTGCCCATCGGTGTCCAGCTGATGGGCCCGGCCAACAGTGAGCCGCTGTTGATCTCGCTGGCCGCCGAATTGGAGGCCGTCACCGGCTGGGCCGCGCATCAACCCGAAGCCTGGTGGGGCACCGGCCATGCGGCGCTTCCCCTCGAGCTGACCAACGGCGAGTGCACCGACGACGTAGCACGAGCGGCCGCGGCAGTTAATACCCGACAGGGCACCTGA
- the recO gene encoding DNA repair protein RecO has product MRLYRDRAVVLRQHKLGEADRIVTLLTRDHGLVRAVAKGVRRTRSKFGARLEPFAHIDVQLHPGRNLDIVTQVQAIDAFAADIVSDYGRYTSACAMLETAERLAGEERAPMPALHKLTVAALRAVADGRRARELVLDSYLLRAMGVAGWAPALTECAKCAAPGPHRAFHVAAGGSVCVHCRPSGSSTPPQVVLDLMTALHDGDWEYAESTAAGHRSQASGLIAAHLQWHLERQLRTLPLVERAYRIDRTVADQRAALVRQDMAHGIKTGQADHLPAAAPGA; this is encoded by the coding sequence ATGCGGCTGTACCGGGACCGGGCGGTGGTGCTGCGCCAGCACAAGCTCGGCGAGGCCGACCGGATCGTCACCTTGCTCACCCGCGACCACGGTTTGGTGCGCGCGGTGGCCAAGGGAGTGCGGCGTACCCGCAGTAAGTTCGGCGCCCGGCTGGAGCCTTTTGCCCACATCGACGTCCAGCTGCACCCGGGCCGCAATCTCGACATCGTCACGCAGGTGCAGGCCATCGACGCGTTTGCGGCCGACATCGTCAGCGACTACGGGCGCTACACCAGTGCGTGCGCGATGTTGGAGACCGCCGAGCGGCTGGCGGGCGAGGAGCGGGCGCCCATGCCCGCGCTGCACAAGCTCACGGTGGCCGCGCTGCGCGCAGTGGCAGACGGCCGTCGGGCCCGGGAACTCGTGCTCGACTCCTATTTGTTGCGGGCCATGGGGGTCGCCGGGTGGGCGCCCGCACTGACCGAGTGCGCCAAGTGCGCCGCGCCCGGCCCGCACCGGGCCTTTCACGTCGCGGCGGGCGGCAGCGTCTGTGTGCACTGCAGGCCCAGCGGCTCCAGCACCCCGCCGCAGGTGGTGCTCGACCTCATGACGGCATTGCACGACGGCGACTGGGAGTACGCCGAGTCGACGGCGGCGGGGCACCGCAGTCAGGCCAGCGGGCTCATCGCCGCCCATCTGCAATGGCACCTGGAACGTCAGTTGCGCACGTTGCCTCTGGTGGAGCGGGCGTACCGGATCGATCGGACGGTCGCCGATCAGCGGGCTGCGCTGGTCAGGCAGGATATGGCACATGGCATTAAAACGGGACAAGCAGACCACTTACCCGCAGCTGCCCCCGGCGCCTGA
- a CDS encoding NUDIX hydrolase, translating to MTAQVLRIVAAVVLDERNHVLVVRKRGTTSFMQPGGKIEPGEEPLQALAREVAEELGTGFDVSTVRPLGHHRAVAANEPGHVVDAQLYLVDLDGEPHPAAEIEEMTWIDAHAPGDIELAPLTGHTVLALARDLAG from the coding sequence GTGACCGCGCAGGTGCTCCGCATCGTGGCGGCTGTCGTGCTCGACGAGCGCAACCATGTGCTGGTGGTCCGCAAACGCGGCACGACGTCGTTCATGCAGCCGGGCGGCAAGATCGAGCCGGGCGAGGAGCCGCTGCAGGCGCTGGCCCGTGAGGTGGCCGAGGAACTCGGCACCGGTTTCGACGTGTCGACGGTGCGCCCGCTCGGGCATCACCGTGCCGTCGCGGCCAACGAGCCCGGCCACGTCGTCGATGCGCAGCTCTACCTGGTCGACCTCGACGGGGAACCACACCCGGCCGCCGAGATCGAGGAGATGACGTGGATCGACGCGCACGCGCCCGGTGACATCGAGCTGGCGCCGCTGACCGGGCACACCGTGCTGGCGTTGGCGCGGGATCTAGCCGGCTGA
- the era gene encoding GTPase Era produces the protein MTEFRSGFVCFVGRPNTGKSTLTNALVGSKVAITSNRPQTTRHTIRGIVHREDFQIILVDTPGLHRPRTLLGQRLNDLVKDTYSEVDVIGLCIPADEGIGPGDRWIYQQIRAVAPKTTLIAIVTKIDKVPKDRVAAQLLAVSELVGPDTDIVPVSATAGEQLDVLTDVLVAKLPPGPAYYPDGELTDEPEEVLMAELIREAALEGVRDELPHSLAVVIEEVEPREGRDDLIDVHAILYVERDSQKGIVIGKGGARLREVGTAARTQIEKLLGTKVYLDLRVKIAKNWQRDPKQLGRLGF, from the coding sequence ATGACCGAATTCCGGTCGGGCTTCGTGTGTTTCGTCGGCCGGCCCAACACCGGAAAGTCGACACTGACCAACGCGCTGGTGGGCTCCAAGGTGGCCATCACGTCGAACCGTCCGCAGACCACCCGGCACACGATCCGCGGAATCGTGCACCGCGAGGACTTCCAGATCATCCTGGTCGACACGCCAGGCCTGCACCGGCCGAGAACCTTGCTGGGGCAACGGCTCAACGATCTGGTCAAGGACACGTATTCCGAGGTCGACGTCATCGGGTTGTGCATTCCGGCCGACGAGGGCATCGGCCCGGGCGACCGGTGGATCTACCAACAGATCCGCGCGGTCGCACCGAAGACCACCCTGATCGCGATCGTGACGAAGATCGACAAGGTGCCCAAAGACCGGGTCGCCGCACAGCTGCTCGCGGTCAGTGAGTTGGTGGGCCCGGACACCGACATCGTGCCCGTGTCGGCCACGGCGGGGGAGCAGCTCGACGTGCTCACCGACGTGCTGGTCGCCAAACTTCCTCCGGGCCCGGCTTATTACCCCGACGGCGAACTCACCGACGAGCCCGAAGAAGTGCTGATGGCCGAACTCATCCGCGAGGCCGCGCTCGAAGGCGTGCGTGATGAACTACCGCACTCCCTGGCCGTGGTGATCGAAGAGGTCGAGCCGCGCGAGGGCCGGGACGACCTCATCGACGTCCATGCGATTCTCTACGTCGAGCGCGACAGTCAGAAGGGCATCGTGATAGGCAAGGGCGGTGCCCGGTTGCGCGAGGTGGGCACCGCCGCCCGCACCCAGATCGAAAAGCTGCTCGGCACAAAGGTTTATCTCGACCTGCGGGTCAAGATCGCCAAGAACTGGCAGCGTGACCCAAAGCAGCTGGGACGTCTGGGTTTCTGA
- a CDS encoding decaprenyl diphosphate synthase: MALKRDKQTTYPQLPPAPDDYPTFPDKSTWPVVFPELPPNTNGRFSRPPQHTSKAVPPEIPADQVPNHVAVVMDGNGRWATQRGLGRTEGHKMGEAVLIDITCGAIELGIKHLSVYAFSTENWKRSTEEVRFLMGFNREVVRRRRENLDAMGVNMRWVGSRPRMWRSVIKEFDIAEQMTVGNDVITVNYCVNYGGRTEIVEAARALAEEAAEGKLNPSRISEASFAKHLHRPDIPDVDLFIRTSGEQRASNFLLWQAAYAEFVFQDKLWPDYDRRDLWAACEEYVNRNRRFGRA, translated from the coding sequence ATGGCATTAAAACGGGACAAGCAGACCACTTACCCGCAGCTGCCCCCGGCGCCTGACGACTATCCGACGTTCCCGGACAAGTCGACCTGGCCGGTCGTCTTTCCCGAGCTGCCGCCGAACACCAACGGCAGATTCTCCCGGCCGCCGCAGCACACGTCGAAGGCCGTGCCGCCGGAGATCCCGGCCGACCAGGTGCCCAACCACGTCGCGGTGGTGATGGACGGCAACGGCCGCTGGGCCACCCAACGGGGGCTAGGCCGCACCGAGGGGCACAAGATGGGCGAGGCCGTGCTCATCGACATCACCTGCGGCGCCATCGAACTCGGCATCAAGCACCTGAGCGTGTACGCGTTCTCCACCGAGAACTGGAAGCGCAGCACCGAAGAGGTCCGGTTCCTCATGGGCTTCAACCGTGAGGTGGTGCGGCGCCGCCGCGAGAACCTCGACGCCATGGGCGTCAACATGCGCTGGGTCGGGTCACGGCCCCGGATGTGGCGCAGCGTCATCAAGGAATTCGACATCGCCGAGCAGATGACCGTCGGCAACGACGTCATCACGGTCAACTACTGCGTGAACTACGGTGGCCGCACCGAGATCGTGGAGGCCGCGCGCGCCCTCGCCGAAGAAGCGGCCGAAGGCAAGCTCAATCCCAGCCGTATCAGCGAGGCCTCGTTCGCCAAGCATCTGCACCGGCCCGACATCCCGGACGTGGATCTGTTCATCCGGACGTCCGGTGAGCAGCGGGCGAGCAACTTCCTGTTGTGGCAGGCCGCGTACGCCGAGTTCGTGTTCCAGGACAAGCTCTGGCCGGATTACGACCGGCGTGACCTGTGGGCGGCGTGCGAGGAATACGTGAACCGCAACCGTCGCTTCGGACGGGCCTGA
- the ybeY gene encoding rRNA maturation RNase YbeY, which produces MSIEVSNESGIDVSETELISVARFVIEKMDVHPAAELSMVLVDSAAMADLHMRWMDLPGPTDVMSFPMDELEPGGRPDSPEPGPAMLGDIVLCPEFAEQQAAKAGHSLGQELALLTVHGVLHLLGYDHAEPDEEKEMFALQRQLLEEWVADQVQAYHADRQSEQDRRLLDKSRYFDQP; this is translated from the coding sequence ATGAGCATCGAGGTGTCCAACGAGTCGGGTATCGACGTCTCGGAGACCGAACTGATCAGCGTGGCCCGGTTTGTCATCGAAAAGATGGATGTGCATCCGGCAGCCGAACTTTCGATGGTGTTGGTCGACAGCGCGGCCATGGCCGATCTGCACATGCGGTGGATGGATCTGCCCGGCCCCACCGACGTCATGAGTTTCCCGATGGACGAGTTGGAGCCCGGCGGCAGGCCCGATTCACCCGAGCCGGGGCCGGCGATGCTGGGCGACATCGTGCTGTGTCCGGAGTTCGCCGAGCAGCAGGCCGCCAAGGCAGGCCACTCGCTCGGGCAGGAGCTCGCGCTGTTGACGGTGCACGGGGTGCTGCACCTGCTGGGCTACGACCACGCCGAACCTGACGAGGAGAAAGAGATGTTCGCCCTGCAGCGCCAGCTGCTGGAGGAATGGGTCGCCGACCAGGTGCAGGCCTATCACGCCGACCGGCAGAGCGAACAGGACCGGCGCCTGCTGGACAAGTCCCGATACTTCGACCAACCGTGA
- the dctA gene encoding C4-dicarboxylate transporter DctA, producing the protein MSATTAIDPPDSELVRLANKPPWYTSLFVQLLVAIVAGIAVGWLWPDVGGSLKPLADGFIKLIKMLIAPIIFCTVVLGIAHVGDLKSVGRIGVKALIYFEAVTTFALLFGLLVGNLVKPGAGFSIDPQTLASGAEAVAKKTNDGELPHTVEFLLGIIPSSVISAFAENALLQVLFFAVLFGLALAKFGEHGPPVVMEFIDHLSHIFFTIIGWIMRLAPIGAFGAMAYIIGQYGIGSLGSYGKLIAACYAAALLFIVILAAIARLFAGVNLWKFLVYIKDEMFLALGTASTEVVLPRIMAKLTNAGCSRTTTGLVVPTGYSFNLDGATLYLSICVLFLAQALGVDLSLGEQITAVLVLMLTSKGMAGVPGSSFLALSATVAAIGHGAIPVAAVALLLGADRIMDSMRVSVNLLGNCVATLVVANWEGQLDKERMRKVLDGEAVPPLEDPDPMAAEDEFDVASRG; encoded by the coding sequence ATGAGCGCAACAACGGCCATCGATCCGCCCGACAGCGAACTGGTCCGGCTGGCCAACAAACCCCCCTGGTACACGTCGCTGTTCGTCCAGCTGCTGGTCGCGATCGTGGCGGGCATCGCGGTCGGCTGGCTCTGGCCCGACGTCGGCGGCAGCCTCAAACCGCTGGCCGACGGCTTCATCAAGCTGATCAAGATGCTGATCGCGCCCATCATCTTCTGCACCGTGGTGCTCGGCATCGCCCACGTCGGGGATCTCAAGTCGGTCGGGCGGATCGGGGTCAAAGCCCTGATCTATTTCGAGGCCGTCACGACATTCGCGTTGCTGTTCGGGCTTCTGGTCGGCAACCTCGTCAAGCCCGGTGCCGGCTTCAGCATCGACCCGCAGACGCTGGCGTCCGGTGCCGAGGCGGTTGCGAAGAAGACCAACGACGGTGAGTTGCCGCACACGGTCGAGTTCCTGCTGGGCATCATCCCGAGCTCGGTGATATCGGCGTTCGCCGAGAACGCCCTGCTGCAGGTGCTGTTCTTCGCGGTGCTGTTCGGCCTGGCGCTGGCGAAGTTCGGGGAACACGGCCCACCGGTGGTGATGGAGTTCATCGATCACCTGAGCCACATCTTCTTCACGATCATCGGCTGGATCATGCGGCTCGCTCCGATCGGCGCGTTCGGTGCGATGGCCTACATCATCGGTCAGTACGGCATCGGCTCACTCGGCAGCTACGGCAAGCTCATCGCGGCCTGTTACGCCGCGGCGCTGTTGTTCATCGTGATCCTCGCCGCGATCGCGCGGCTGTTCGCCGGGGTGAATCTCTGGAAGTTTCTCGTCTACATCAAGGACGAGATGTTCCTCGCGCTCGGCACGGCCTCGACCGAGGTGGTGCTGCCCCGGATCATGGCCAAGCTCACAAATGCCGGATGCTCGCGCACCACAACCGGTCTGGTGGTGCCGACCGGTTACTCGTTCAACCTGGACGGCGCCACGCTCTACCTGTCGATCTGCGTGCTGTTCCTGGCACAGGCGCTCGGCGTCGACTTGAGCCTCGGGGAGCAGATCACCGCCGTTCTGGTGCTCATGCTCACCTCGAAAGGGATGGCGGGCGTGCCGGGGTCGTCGTTTCTCGCGTTGTCGGCGACCGTCGCCGCCATCGGCCACGGCGCCATTCCGGTGGCCGCGGTGGCCCTGTTGCTGGGTGCCGACCGCATCATGGACTCGATGCGGGTTTCGGTGAACCTGCTGGGCAACTGCGTGGCGACCCTTGTGGTGGCCAACTGGGAAGGTCAGCTCGACAAGGAGCGCATGCGCAAGGTGCTCGACGGCGAGGCGGTGCCGCCGTTGGAAGACCCGGATCCGATGGCCGCCGAGGACGAATTCGACGTCGCGTCCCGGGGCTGA
- a CDS encoding PhoH family protein, with amino-acid sequence MTPRETTADSSAPSGTVRSSITVPPDIIVGLLGSADGNLRALERLLAADIHVRGNEITFSGEPADVALAERAVAELVAVASSGQTLTPDAIRHSVAILNGSGDESPAEVLTLDILSRRGKTIRPKTLNQKRYVDAIDAHTIVFGIGPAGTGKTYLAMAKAVNALQTKQVNRIILTRPAVEAGERLGFLPGTLIEKIDPYLRPLYDALHDMMDPEAIPNLLSAGVIEVAPLAFMRGRAQPLFTNVLTPGGFRPIGELKVGDLVIGSDGSPTEVTGVYPQGFKEIYRVYTQDGASTLASGDHLWAVYTASDRRRNKPARILETKEMIGNLRSAHQHRYELPMLNGPVAFESRPVPMDPYALGLSASKFIPADYLYNTADVRLGVLQGLLDTGGGPVTQQGRTCRVQYTTASDQLRDNVIFLVESLGGVVHLRTRKAEGRNAHILDIRLPSGVAPFRLARKVAKYDETGGGRPMRFIDRIEPAGTEEAVCISVAAEDSLYVTEDFLLTHNTLNDAFIILDEAQNTTAEQMKMFLTRLGFGSKVVVTGDVTQVDLPGGATSGLRAAMQILDGIDDIHFSELTSADVVRHRLVSEIVDAYARHEEPALLNRAQRRSSTGRPRR; translated from the coding sequence GTGACGCCCCGCGAGACGACAGCTGACTCGTCGGCCCCCTCCGGAACGGTCCGCAGCAGCATCACAGTTCCGCCCGACATCATCGTGGGCCTGCTCGGCTCGGCTGATGGGAATCTGCGGGCCCTCGAACGCCTCCTGGCCGCCGACATCCATGTGCGCGGCAACGAAATCACTTTTTCCGGTGAGCCTGCCGACGTGGCACTGGCCGAACGTGCCGTCGCCGAGTTGGTGGCCGTGGCCTCCAGCGGCCAGACGCTCACCCCTGACGCGATCCGGCACAGTGTCGCGATCCTCAACGGCAGCGGCGACGAGTCGCCCGCCGAGGTGCTCACGCTCGACATCCTGAGCCGCCGCGGCAAGACCATCCGGCCCAAGACGCTCAACCAGAAGCGCTACGTCGACGCGATCGACGCGCACACCATCGTGTTCGGCATCGGTCCGGCAGGCACCGGCAAGACGTATCTGGCCATGGCCAAGGCCGTCAACGCGCTGCAGACCAAACAGGTCAACCGCATCATCCTGACCCGGCCCGCGGTGGAAGCCGGTGAGCGGCTTGGCTTTCTGCCCGGCACGCTGATCGAGAAGATCGACCCGTACCTGCGTCCGCTCTACGACGCGCTGCACGACATGATGGATCCCGAGGCCATCCCAAACCTGTTGAGCGCCGGGGTGATCGAGGTAGCGCCCCTGGCTTTCATGCGTGGCCGAGCGCAACCACTGTTCACCAATGTGCTGACCCCCGGTGGGTTCCGCCCGATCGGCGAACTCAAGGTCGGCGATTTGGTGATCGGCTCTGACGGATCACCCACCGAGGTGACCGGCGTGTACCCGCAAGGCTTCAAGGAGATCTACCGCGTCTACACCCAGGATGGCGCATCGACGCTCGCGTCCGGTGACCACCTGTGGGCGGTGTACACGGCTTCCGACCGGCGCCGGAACAAACCGGCTCGGATTCTGGAGACCAAGGAGATGATCGGCAATCTCCGCAGTGCACACCAGCATCGGTACGAACTGCCGATGCTGAACGGGCCGGTGGCCTTCGAATCGCGGCCCGTGCCCATGGACCCGTACGCACTCGGACTGTCCGCATCCAAGTTCATCCCCGCGGACTATCTCTACAACACGGCAGATGTGCGGCTCGGTGTACTGCAGGGCCTCCTCGACACCGGTGGAGGGCCGGTCACGCAGCAGGGACGAACCTGTCGGGTCCAGTACACGACCGCGTCCGATCAACTGCGCGACAACGTGATCTTTCTCGTCGAATCGCTCGGCGGTGTCGTCCACCTGCGTACGCGCAAGGCCGAGGGGCGCAATGCGCACATCCTCGACATTCGCCTTCCCTCAGGAGTTGCTCCCTTCCGGTTGGCGCGCAAAGTGGCGAAGTACGACGAGACGGGTGGCGGTCGGCCGATGCGGTTCATCGACCGAATCGAACCTGCGGGTACCGAGGAAGCCGTGTGCATCAGCGTCGCCGCCGAGGACTCGCTCTATGTCACCGAGGATTTCCTGCTCACGCACAACACCCTCAATGACGCCTTCATCATCCTCGACGAGGCGCAGAACACCACTGCCGAGCAGATGAAGATGTTCCTCACGCGGCTCGGGTTCGGCTCGAAAGTCGTTGTCACGGGCGATGTCACGCAGGTGGACCTGCCGGGTGGCGCGACGTCGGGCCTTCGCGCGGCCATGCAGATTCTCGACGGCATCGACGACATCCATTTCTCCGAACTCACCAGCGCCGACGTGGTGCGGCACCGCCTGGTGTCCGAGATCGTCGACGCCTACGCCCGACACGAGGAGCCGGCATTGCTCAACCGGGCCCAGCGCCGTTCGTCGACCGGGAGGCCCAGGCGATGA